One Benincasa hispida cultivar B227 chromosome 5, ASM972705v1, whole genome shotgun sequence genomic window carries:
- the LOC120077380 gene encoding uncharacterized protein LOC120077380, with amino-acid sequence MATRFRLLEVDRFPGQVTSLVHIANANKIVKEKLTPRQLDIFKRTIFVRFVDVDMVFNNPIIHHILLREVKRTRSDSMSFSVCGKIVTFSKDDFLLMTGLWQSLTQVDQNQQSLYELAIKYFGNRVTKDTLHLCQLEEKYKDMEFENDDDTVKITIVYYTEVAMMGKNKQKNAVDLKRF; translated from the coding sequence atggcaACACGTTTCAGATTACTCGAAGTCGACCGATTTCCTGGTCAAGTAACCAGCTTGGTCCACATTGCTAATGCAAACAAGATTGTGAAAGAGAAGCTTACGCCAAGACAGTTGGACATATTCAAAAGAACAATTTTTGTACGATTTGTAGACGTTGACATGGTGTTTAACAACCCAATTATCCATCACATATTGCTGAGAGAAGTGAAGAGGACGAGATCAGACTCAATGTCATTCTCTGTTTGTGGAAAGATTGTCACTTTTTCGAAGGATGACTTTTTGTTGATGACTGGTTTGTGGCAATCTCTAACACAAGTTGATCAGAACCAACAGTCCTTGTATGAACTTGCTATCAAGTATTTTGGTAATCGAGTGACGAAGGACACCTTACATCTCTGtcaacttgaagaaaaatacaaggacatggagtttgaaaatgatgatgataCTGTGAAGATCACAATAGTTTACTATACTGAGGTTGCAATGATGgggaaaaacaaacagaaaaatgcAGTGGACCTTAAACGTTTCTAG
- the LOC120078368 gene encoding SNF1-related protein kinase regulatory subunit beta-2-like isoform X1 yields the protein MDNAEGRKNEEGPSGVHKFQENHDQRMDCVDDVAHTSYNTCTFFESRIQISPQILGSELISNPEYATVSLSSPGLMLQPQPQSLPQSAAFSENVLYGTRTRVTISWNHGGNQVAIVGSWDNWQTRELLQNTGEKFVVIKTLPVGIYHYHFIVDGWLIYAPDLPWFRDDSGNAYNILDLQGHVSEFPESMSEFETPPSPPSSYDNQYLHEDDFSRPPPELPPQLQGTILNDPSSSVDGRPLPVTPQSTELNHLYLQSNVQDQFVALGSTLRIQEKYVTMFLFKPLSRTR from the exons ATGGACAATGCTGAGGGTAGGAAAAATGAAGAAGGCCCCTCTGGAGTCCATAAGTTTCAGGAGAATCATGACCAAAGGATGGACTGTGTAGACGATGTTGCACATACCAGTTACAACACTTGCACCTTTTTTGAGTCCAGAATTCAGATTTCTCCACAAATCTTAGGCTCAGAGCTCATCTCTAATCCTGAG TACGCTACAGTTTCCTTGTCAAGTCCTGGTCTGATGCTACAACCTCAACCTCAATCTTTGCCTCAGAGTGCTGCATTCAGTGAAAATGTGTTGTATGGAACAAGGACGCGAGTGACGATCTCTTGGAATCATGGCGGCAATCAAGTGGCCATCGTTGGATCATGGGACAACTGGCAGACGAG AGAGCTCCTGCAGAACACAGGTGAGAAGTTTGTGGTTATAAAGACTCTGCCAGTCGGTATCTACCACTATCACTTCATAGTTGATGGTTGGTTGATTTATGCTCCAGATCTACCCTGGTTTCGTGATGATTCAGGGAATGCTTACAATATTTTGGACTTGCAG GGGCATGTTTCTGAATTTCCTGAAAGTATGTCCGAGTTTGAAACTCCTCCATCCCCGCCATCGAGTTATGACAATCAATACTTGCATGAAGATGATTTCAGCAGACCACCACCAGAACTACCTCCACAACTACAAGGAACCATTTTAAATGATCCATCTTCTTCAGTTGATGGTCGACCGTTGCCAGTTACGCCTCAAAGTACCGAATTAAATCATCTCTATCTTCAGAGCAATGTCCAAGATCAGTTTGTAGCACTTGGCTCTACTCTCAGGATTCAGGAAAAGTATGTTACAATGTTTCTATTCAAGCCTTTGTCAAGAACAAGGTGA
- the LOC120078368 gene encoding SNF1-related protein kinase regulatory subunit beta-2-like isoform X2, which yields MDNAEGRKNEEGPSGVHKFQENHDQRMDCVDDVAHTSYNTCTFFESRIQISPQILGSELISNPESAAFSENVLYGTRTRVTISWNHGGNQVAIVGSWDNWQTRELLQNTGEKFVVIKTLPVGIYHYHFIVDGWLIYAPDLPWFRDDSGNAYNILDLQGHVSEFPESMSEFETPPSPPSSYDNQYLHEDDFSRPPPELPPQLQGTILNDPSSSVDGRPLPVTPQSTELNHLYLQSNVQDQFVALGSTLRIQEKYVTMFLFKPLSRTR from the exons ATGGACAATGCTGAGGGTAGGAAAAATGAAGAAGGCCCCTCTGGAGTCCATAAGTTTCAGGAGAATCATGACCAAAGGATGGACTGTGTAGACGATGTTGCACATACCAGTTACAACACTTGCACCTTTTTTGAGTCCAGAATTCAGATTTCTCCACAAATCTTAGGCTCAGAGCTCATCTCTAATCCTGAG AGTGCTGCATTCAGTGAAAATGTGTTGTATGGAACAAGGACGCGAGTGACGATCTCTTGGAATCATGGCGGCAATCAAGTGGCCATCGTTGGATCATGGGACAACTGGCAGACGAG AGAGCTCCTGCAGAACACAGGTGAGAAGTTTGTGGTTATAAAGACTCTGCCAGTCGGTATCTACCACTATCACTTCATAGTTGATGGTTGGTTGATTTATGCTCCAGATCTACCCTGGTTTCGTGATGATTCAGGGAATGCTTACAATATTTTGGACTTGCAG GGGCATGTTTCTGAATTTCCTGAAAGTATGTCCGAGTTTGAAACTCCTCCATCCCCGCCATCGAGTTATGACAATCAATACTTGCATGAAGATGATTTCAGCAGACCACCACCAGAACTACCTCCACAACTACAAGGAACCATTTTAAATGATCCATCTTCTTCAGTTGATGGTCGACCGTTGCCAGTTACGCCTCAAAGTACCGAATTAAATCATCTCTATCTTCAGAGCAATGTCCAAGATCAGTTTGTAGCACTTGGCTCTACTCTCAGGATTCAGGAAAAGTATGTTACAATGTTTCTATTCAAGCCTTTGTCAAGAACAAGGTGA
- the LOC120078368 gene encoding SNF1-related protein kinase regulatory subunit beta-2-like isoform X3 gives MTIERRDGSIENSKLNGRSKQVMDNAEGRKNEEGPSGVHKFQENHDQRMDCVDDVAHTSYNTCTFFESRIQISPQILGSELISNPESAAFSENVLYGTRTRVTISWNHGGNQVAIVGSWDNWQTRELLQNTGEKFVVIKTLPVGIYHYHFIVDGWLIYAPDLPWFRDDSGNAYNILDLQGHVSEFPESMSEFETPPSPPSSYDNQYLHEDDFSRPPPELPPQLQGTILNDPSSSVDGRPLPVTPQSTELNHLYLQSNVQDQFVALGSTLRIQEKYVTMFLFKPLSRTR, from the exons ATGACCATCGAAAGAAGAGATGGAAGCATCGAAAATTCCAAGCTAAATGGACGGTCCAAACAAG TTATGGACAATGCTGAGGGTAGGAAAAATGAAGAAGGCCCCTCTGGAGTCCATAAGTTTCAGGAGAATCATGACCAAAGGATGGACTGTGTAGACGATGTTGCACATACCAGTTACAACACTTGCACCTTTTTTGAGTCCAGAATTCAGATTTCTCCACAAATCTTAGGCTCAGAGCTCATCTCTAATCCTGAG AGTGCTGCATTCAGTGAAAATGTGTTGTATGGAACAAGGACGCGAGTGACGATCTCTTGGAATCATGGCGGCAATCAAGTGGCCATCGTTGGATCATGGGACAACTGGCAGACGAG AGAGCTCCTGCAGAACACAGGTGAGAAGTTTGTGGTTATAAAGACTCTGCCAGTCGGTATCTACCACTATCACTTCATAGTTGATGGTTGGTTGATTTATGCTCCAGATCTACCCTGGTTTCGTGATGATTCAGGGAATGCTTACAATATTTTGGACTTGCAG GGGCATGTTTCTGAATTTCCTGAAAGTATGTCCGAGTTTGAAACTCCTCCATCCCCGCCATCGAGTTATGACAATCAATACTTGCATGAAGATGATTTCAGCAGACCACCACCAGAACTACCTCCACAACTACAAGGAACCATTTTAAATGATCCATCTTCTTCAGTTGATGGTCGACCGTTGCCAGTTACGCCTCAAAGTACCGAATTAAATCATCTCTATCTTCAGAGCAATGTCCAAGATCAGTTTGTAGCACTTGGCTCTACTCTCAGGATTCAGGAAAAGTATGTTACAATGTTTCTATTCAAGCCTTTGTCAAGAACAAGGTGA